CTGGCAGTGGAGAGGAGAGTTGTGACCCCGTCTGTGATTGTCTGGAGCTCGTTGATCACCACCGTTTGAACGTTTGCTGCCAGGTCCTGGCCGTTCTTCACCCAGATGATGGTGGGCTCCACCCTGGCATCGGGGATGTCGATTGAGCAGTTGAACTTAGCCTCATGGCCCTCTGATAGCTGGATGGAGCCTGTGGTGGGCCTGAAGTGCAGCTGTCTGAGCTGATCCGGGCTCAGATAAACCCTTGAAACACGGCCCGGTATCACAAGAGGCTCTGAGGTCCGGGTTGTTCGGTGAAACCGGATCCTCGAATACTGGGCTGTTTATAGAGGGAACCGTTAGATTATCTAATACTGACagcaaactgaatgaaaaataggGTTTCTGCTttatacaacataaaaaaatatatggaatataataaatatatagtaaataatataaaaataagaatCAAAGACTTTAGATCAAAAGTCACTTGGTATATGTTCACATCTAAAAATTCACAAAAGCACCATAAAGAAGCATTCAAAGATCATGAGCCTGTGacataataattattattttcattaatcgattaatcgattagtctgTTGAAAGTCAGAATAGTGAAAATGGCCAtcaaatttcattaatttatttatttttaatttaatttttatttattgacagtGATACAAAACCCgagaaaagcagcatttcctcaaatttgagaacctggaaccagtTAATTTCTGGCTTTAATGCTTAAAAAATAACGTAAACGATTAactgatgatcaaaatagttgggGGTTCACCTTGTatgattgactaatcaatatATTAACTTAATGTCTCAGCAGccatcagttttaattattctaaaaaagaacatttagaTTCATATTTAGCCTATAAATCAAAATCTTTTTCTATGGAGGCAGGACTGGTGAAATTAggccacaaaataaaaataaaaaacaaaggcagtCTATCTACTGAaagttttaaaatacttttcagTGATCATAAGCTGTCTTTTTTACCGACACTGTTGCTTCCCGCAGCCGAATAAGCCTTATTTTTATTACTATCATTAAATAGGAGGAGGGGGAAATACACGTTTAGCGCTAGGAAACAAATGTTCAGGACTTTCTGTGCGTCTATAGAGAAATCCGTTAAGCTTTGCTGGGGCGGATGCGTAAAGTCGTTTAAACTGGCATTTAAATCTGTTCCAGCTGCAGTCCATCATGCGGTGAACTGGTCCCGACTGTACTTTGGATCGAGTTACGCCTGAAATCTCACTTTAAGGGcggagggggggaaaaaaagagaaaaaaaaaaaaaaaactccaaaaaaaaccctccaaaaacaaacaactcacCCCGGACCGGACTTCCAACAAGACTGACTATGGTCGTTGTAGAGAGAAAAGCTCCAAACCAGCCTGGGGTTGACTTCTTTGCCATGACCGGTCTGAGCTCTCCTCGCCTCCGCTTCGTGTCCCGCAACAGCCCGAAAGACAAACGTCCACGTTTGAAACTCCTGGCGGACTGTGCTTCGACTGCGACAGTCTCCGACACCACGCACTGCTGGGGCTTCAGCACAGCTTGTGTGGCGAGTTGCTGACCCAGGATCACATTTTGGCCGCAGGGAGGGGGTGGTGGGGGAGTTCACCTTTCCCGACGTCACAGGAGAGCTCCCACGAAGGCGGGACCGAGTGTGGAAATGCGCCGAAATACCGAGAACAACCGACTTAGTGCAGTAACGCAACGGATAAGTGATAAGGGCCACAGACTCTCAGCATATGTTACGGgagtttatgtgtttttattttttaaaattgttccttattctatttttttagacagaaaaatatgacCCCTACAAATATAATCTTATAATAAGCATTATGCACATTTATATAGCCTACAGACAGATAGACTAGCACGGTAGGTGATCTCCTTTATTTTCAGTTACAAGATCTCAAAAACCctggagcagaaaaacaaaaacctcagcTGTGTAGTTGAGCTGTCGGTCCAACTCCTCCACCACATGGTCAGTTTAGGTTACTGAGCTTCCCATATTAATCATGGCCATATATACTGTTCATCGAAATACATTTAGCCAGGGTCAGACTCAAACCAATACTTTATTTGAAACGAATTCCTAACTGGATTGAGATAGCCTTTGTTCTCCATAACAACCACTTGGAGAGACGATTTCTATTTGAGTAAACAATCTCACCACAcggtccatttagtagcttaTCTGGAGCAAATGGACTGTGCCCAGTTGtggaattgtagatgttcagatttccatttttccccccttttttttttgggagacTTATGGTCCATCCAGGTCCATTTatcagctgttctggagctttcttTGATAGATTTCTATTTATTGATGTCCACCCTTTTGTCACTGCACACGTTTGGACATGTGAGACACAGGAAAACTAAGCCTTGGACTAATGCCATCGATTatggctgcattccatttaggttTACCAGTTCCAGGGTTCACTGGGACACTTCGTTGAACCGAGCCGTCGTCAGTGTTTTTAGTTAGTAGTTAGACTTGTGCTTTCCCTGTTAGACCTACTGAGTGAGTTGAACTGATATCAGACTTGATGGGAAAAGCAGAGGTACCAGAAAGTTTACCAAATAGGCTAATCATACTTTTCTAATCTAATTTCATGATAGGTGGCCAAGTACTTTGTCCAGCATGAATagtttctcttcagtttctCTTGATACTTTGTCCCTTTATCAGTCTTAAACAgttgtactgtattgtatatGGGTTATTCATCTCCTTGTTGGTTTCAGGTGAGCTGTATTTCCTCTTTCAGGGGATGGCCCTGCAGCGACACGGCAGCCAGCCCCGTTCCCACGGGGAGCCCTTTATTATTGGATCCCAGGTCGCTCTTGGTGGCATTTTCTGAGCAGTAGGCCTTCATGCGAAAAACACCGGCCTTGTTTTTACAGCAGCCCATGGCACTCAGGAGCTGATATGCATCCTTTCTGGAAGCCTTGGTGAAGATAGAATAGAGGAACGGATTGGCACAAGAATTAATGGGGAAGAAGAGGACCAGCAGAATCTTGGCATTAGTTGCTGTGATGAGGGGGACTTTGAAGGCAGCAGAGATGGCAAAGAAGGAGATAGGTGCCATGCAGAGAAAATCCGTGAAGATGAGTACAGCCATGCGCTTTGCAATCTTGGTGTCAGCGCTTCGTCCAGGGAATTCGGGGTTCTTTAGAGCCAGATAGATCAGCACATAACAAACGCACACAACAATGAAGGTGCCCACGTTGAAGAGCAGGATGATTATGATGAAGGCCTGAGCCAGAGGAGTCTCTATGTCCATGGGTAAGCACATGCTGACTTTGGTGTAACTGCTCCCACCAAGCAGGGGCAGCATCCCCATCCCAAGGCAGATGAACCAACCAGCTGCCATTATACTTGCTGCCTGTGTGAGTACCAGACGGCGCTCTATCTGTAAAGCATTGGCGATGGGGTGCCAGCGCTCCAGGATGATGGTGGAAAGTGTGTAGACTGACAGCTCCCCACCAAACACGGAGAGGAAGCCTGCAGCACTACAACCCGGCCCTGTCTGCCATTCGATGGCATGTAGACTGTAGTAACCACGTGTGCGCAGGTCTACGGTCGCTATCACCAGAAGGTAGATCCCAATGCAGAGGTCAGCAAAAGCCAGATGGCACATGAGGAAGCGAGGCACCATCTTCTTGTTTCGGCTGGTAAAGAAGACCAGGAGCACGTTCAGGTTACCTGCTATAGCTAGCACGTTGATAAACCAAATGGCCACTCTGAGAAAACTGAAACCTGCAATGTCCTCCCAGGGATTGAAAGCATCTGCTTCAGCTGTGCAAACCAAAGTTGGTCCGGTCTGACAGAAGTCCAGTTCTGGATATTGTAAATTTACATCTCCAAAAATTTCATCCTTGACAAATGGGTCAACATCTAAGAAAAGTGGCATGTCCATAGCTAGAGTTGTGTGTGCTGAACCTCAAGTCACACGCTGATCCCTGTTttcaaaggagaagaaaaaggagacaaaatTGTTCTGGTTGGTTCATCTTAAATTGAAGAATTCAGAATAAAGAGTTGATAATATGAGCAACACGGGCCCCTGTCAAGTACATAAaagtcacagtttttcaagCAGAAAGATCTTAGTTGTGTCTCTTTTGTTGCAGTCATGGCTTAAAAAACAAGACTTATACGTGAGTgtgtcatttcaaatcaaatattaataGTTTTGGTGCTGCCAATAACACCTTTCATTAACTACTAAGGCTAGAGGCACAGAGTTCAGTTTCACCAGAAGCAGGTGTAGGACAGGAAAACTTTTACCTTGCTGACGGATCACTCTCATCACAATATGTAGAGCCATTAGTCCATGCAGGATTAACTGGAAAGTCcctggaaaagaggaaagaaatcaTGCAGAGTGACTCCAAAATTatgtcagacacacaaacaaatctgtgAAATACTAGTacttatattgtatattttgtatatcaTGCTTATATTGTGGTccaatattgtttgttttatactgtaatAAACAAGTTAGTAGTTTGTCTGAATTAGAGTCTGCTTTTGCTGTACTCAACCACTAAAGTAGTTGGTGAAAACCGTAACTGCAGCGGGGCAGGGGGGCTTACTGAGGCAATCCACAAACAAATCTGTCCTTGATTAACCGGCAGAGTGCGCAGCGTAAGTCACCTGTGTGCATTCCAGCTCAGCAGTGCACAGCAGTGACCGCTGTAGGTGATGTGGGCCTCTCGCAGGCTCCACAGTCCCTGCAGAGGAGGCAGATTCTTCAAGGCGTATGCCGACTGAGCTAACAACACCAGAACTGACTCCAGGCCCCGTGGTGGTAACTTTACGAGAGCTGTCGCAGATACGTCCCTGTGAGGTGCATGTACAAGGATATAACTGCAGGGTTGTATAAAAGCCTCTTTGTGAGCATCGTCCTGCTTGTACAGTACCTTAGAGCATAAAGTCAGTCAAGATCACCTTATCCACCCATCTAGCTTGAAGCCAGTCAATGATTTCTACGGTCAATTTGATAAAcatcttcttctttcctctcccaaataaatcaaagcaaataaaagcaTAGCATATGTCTGCCAAGAGGTTTACGAACTTCACTTACAAGACCCCAGGGCCCGCGGCTCCTTTGAAAGCGTCTCTGTGGATCACTCTGAGGTTTCGGTTATTCTTTGAGACCCTGAGGATAACAGAAGGCAGGGTAAGGGAACAAACGTTAATGTTATGAGAGTAGAAAGTCAACTGAAATCATTTCATTAGGAGAGAAAAACtaaatgtggaaaaatacaGCTTATCTATCTTCGTCCCATTGAAGGCCTGGTCATGTATTTCTCTGATGCCGTTGTTGTACAGGTTCCTGCAATCAGTCACAAGATGATTTGATTAAAGGTGAGGAATTACTGTCTCTAACTGACAGTTGAAGACACACTTCTTGCATCACTTACGTTGTAATGTATTCATTGGCAATGCGTCGCAATGTAATGTGTTTCTTGTCATGTGCCGTTTGTTCTTATTTGTCATGAGTCTCTAAGGCTTCAGCAACCAATGTACTTACAAGATAAACTCTGATTCAAGAGAATTGATAGATGTTATTTCAGGGAAAACTGTTATCCCAGTATTTGAGACGCTCCTGTTATGCACAGAGAAACACGTGTTATTTAGTGATATGTTTTGTTACTTTGAATGTAAaccaaatgtaaattaattGCTTCGGCATTGTTCAATGTAGTGAAAAAGTTATTTCTTGGTGTTCGTATAAGAGCAATATAAGTTACTATGTGTCTGATATTGGATTCAAATTGAGATTTGGTCATTGCCTGAGTAAATGggatttgaaaacaaacagatttctGTCTAATGTgtgcttttaaattttaaactaaaaaacacataaattcagaTTGTATATTTTGATTTCTCTCACAGGTGATGTAGTTTGGGAAGGTTGTTAAATGTCCTTCTGCCAATGCGCATCAGACTCTTCGTGTTCCGGATTGAGCTGCCAAGCAATATTAAACACCAGTCAACACAGCGCTGCACCACAGTAATCATTATGTTAGTTATGTCATATAACCACAGAAAGGACTTACATTTCAGACAGGTTGAGAAGGTTATTAAACGCTAATGTCTCAATGGTTTCCAGGGTTATGCTCTGAGCAATCTCACTGAgtacacagcagaaaaaaaaaaaacaattaagttCGTCCAAAGAACATTCACCTTCAAAGTTTAACCCTCAAAGTAAAAGACAGATTGCTGTTCAGTGTGCAGACAGGGTCTTCAAACAACACCACTTATTTTTGTAAAGGGGACGTGCACTGAAATATAATCTTTGACCCTATTCTATGGTAAACATTAGGGAACTGGCAATGCAtccatttttcatatttgctcCAAACCAAAGGGGTAGCACTGTGAGAACTGAAATTGTAAAttttgagttgaaaaaaaatctgatcttgATAATCCAGGGTTGGTTGACTAGCGgatcacagaggaagaaaaacacaaagggaaaacaggaaaaactttGAGATTACCACCTTTCATTGCAGTTATATGACAGTTAGTCACTGGCAGAAAATTGATACATGCATCCTCTGGACTCCTTTCAAACCCGGGAAGGAATGGCTTGAAATAGTGATAgagaaacctgaaaaaaagGATATGGAAATGCAAATTCAGTGCAATTTCAAAGTACCCCGAAGATCATTTAGGACACCTTAAGTAAGTGAAGAAAAGGTGAATTTACTTAAAATTTCCGTTCCTTGCACAAATCACAACGTtcctggagtgtgtgtgtgtgtgtgt
This region of Xiphias gladius isolate SHS-SW01 ecotype Sanya breed wild chromosome 11, ASM1685928v1, whole genome shotgun sequence genomic DNA includes:
- the lhcgr gene encoding LOW QUALITY PROTEIN: lutropin-choriogonadotropic hormone receptor (The sequence of the model RefSeq protein was modified relative to this genomic sequence to represent the inferred CDS: inserted 2 bases in 1 codon; deleted 2 bases in 2 codons; substituted 2 bases at 2 genomic stop codons), whose amino-acid sequence is MYVETATTTTWTSLPVLLSVVFFYGGKCASGFACQGICRCLSNTVRRNTVAEGSALMLGPEEKRLFLYHXISSHSFPGLKGVQRIEIAQSITLETIETLAFNNLLNLSEISIRNTKSLMRIGRRTFNNLPKLHHLSVSNTGITVFPEITSINSLESEFILXVHDKKHITLRRIANEYITTNLYNNGIREIHDQAFNGTKIDKLVSKNNRNLRVIHRDAFKGAAGPGVLDVSATALVKLPPRGLESVLVLLAQSAYALKNLPPLQGLWSLREAHITYSGHCCALLSWNAHRDFPVNPAWTNGSTYCDESDPSARDQRVTXGSAHTTLAMDMPLFLDVDPFVKDEIFGDVNLQYPELDFCQTGPTLVCTAEADAFNPWEDIAGFSFLRVAIWFINVLAIAGNLNVLLVFFTSRNKKMVPRFLMCHLAFADLCIGIYLLVIATVDLRTRGYYSLHAIEWQTGPGCSAAGFLSVFGGELSVYTLSTIILERWHPIANALQIERRLVLTQAASIMAAGWFICLGMGMLPLLGGSSYTKVSMCLPMDIETPLAQAFIIIILLFNVGTFIVVCVCYVLIYLALKNPEFPGRSADTKIAKRMAVLIFTDFLCMAPISFFAISAAFKVPLITATNAKILLVLFFPINSCANPFLYSIFTKASRKDAYQLLSAMGCCKNKAGVFRMKAYCSENATKSDLGSNNKGLPVGTGLAAVSLQGHPLKEEIQLT